One stretch of Prunus persica cultivar Lovell chromosome G1, Prunus_persica_NCBIv2, whole genome shotgun sequence DNA includes these proteins:
- the LOC18792036 gene encoding disease resistance protein LAZ5 isoform X3: MGDRTSIEAPSSRTWKYQVFLSFRGEDTRKGFTGHLHAALSDAGIRAFLDDNELERAEFIKTQLEQAIHGSMISIIVFSKRYADSSWCLDELVKIMECRERLGQKVIPLFYNVDASDVRKQTGRFEQAFKKHKADICEGKHEKEKVQRWRNALTQAADLCGEDLKNADNGHEAKFIKKILGEVNKQLYSKYQLDIEHLVGITSRLNDVVRMIDIENSGSKDVVRMIGIWGMGGIGKTTLAKAIYNKFEGSFEGRSFLANVREVFAHQPITGLVGLQEQLLNDILKSQGIKVGSVAKGIDMIRERLCCKRALVIIDDADDLQQLKAIARARDWFGPGSRIVITTRNQHLLEQVGVDAIYMAQEMDEKEALELFGWHAFESGYPNQEYLDLSKRVIRYCQGLPLALEVVGSFLIKRRTAEWESHLEKLERSPDGDIQKILRISFDGLPDQEKKEIFLDISCFFIGMDKDYVAQILKGCGFAQPIGISVLIERCLVTVSEENKLMMHDLLRDMGREIIYENAQGHREKFSRLWKHEDITDVLSDESGTKKIEGVALDLDLDLTRFSAQAFTNMKKLRLLHLSGVELTGEYKDFPKKLIWLCWHYFPLESIPDDFPMQPKLVALDLQHSKLKIVWKDCKVHENLKILNLSYCIELTKSPDFSKLPNLEELILQSCWSLSEVHSSIGDLGRLSLVNLEGCTDLEDLPLNFYKSKSIETLLLNGCSRFQNLADGVGDMVSLTILEADKTGIRQIPSSIVKLKKLRILSLSGCWLTEDAIPKDLCSLISLEDLLLGDNVFCSLPSLAGLSKLKVLCVNACKNLRAIPDLPTNLYVLKANECPELETIPDFSKMWNMRELYLSDSFKLTEVPGLDKSLNSMKRIHMEGCTNLTADFRDNILQGWTSCGYGGIFLSGNDIPDWFDCVHDDDIVYFTVPQSDGRNLKGLTLSFGFSSSSERYGLGFHISIKNMTKGIELEARIIPVSNYQGYYLWQGQLSNDELKLQDGDKVLIEIIVDKWVKVKKTGVNLVWDKFMNENMIDYHLCAYERRSSQNLVNDDDIIHVEYDYDIRKSPDFSKFPNLKKLILKDCPHLSKVHSSIGDLGRLSLVNLQGCYMLKDLPLNLYKSKSIETLILNGCSSFHNLADGLGDMVSLTILEADDTWIRQIPSSIVKLKKLRILSLSELCLAGCRLSTEDDFPKDLCSLISLEDLLLGGNDFRSLPSLAGLSKLKVLCLTACRKLLAIPDLPTNLYVLEAIYCPELETIPDFSKMRNMRELYLSDSFKLTEVPGLDKSLNSMTRIHMEGCTNLTADFRNNILQRWTSCGFGGIYLNGIYDIPEWFELDDDVDNIVFFEVPQIIMGCDLKGLTICFVYSSDRPKLVDSEGPIGIIVRNLTKQTALHTKIAFASLKNYSEHEDHLRRWRPEDHYLCPGQLSKEPEDHYLWQGQLSNDVLCLQGGDRVSILVRPHDVDFVRVKKTGVHLEWDKVMKENMDNPDPHLYDLETNGDFSGGVDDSISRNRENKGRKSKRRRIGSFDYV, from the exons ATGGGTGACAGGACATCCATTGAAGCCCCCTCCTCAAGAACTTGGAAGTACCAAGTGTTTTTGAGCTTTAGAGGTGAAGACACACGCAAGGGCTTCACAGGCCACCTCCACGCCGCGTTATCTGATGCCGGGATCCGCGCCTTTCTTGACGACAACGAGCTAGAAAGAGCGGAATTTATAAAAACCCAACTGGAGCAGGCAATCCACGGGTCCATGATCTCGATAATTGTCTTCTCAAAGCGGTATGCCGATTCCAGTTGGTGTCTTGATGAGCTGGTGAAGATCATGGAGTGTAGAGAAAGATTGGGGCAAAAGGTTATTCCATTGTTCTATAATGTTGATGCTTCAGATGTCCGGAAACAAACTGGTAGGTTTGAGCAGGCATTTAAGAAACATAAAGCGGACATCTGTGAAGgtaaacatgagaaagaaaaggtaCAGCGGTGGAGAAATGCTCTCACTCAAGCTGCAGATTTGTGTGGGGAAGATCTTAAAAATGCTGACAATGG GCATGAAGCAAAGTTTATCAAGAAAATTCTTGGGGAGGTTAATAAGCAGTTGTACAGCAAATACCAATTAGACATCGAACACCTTGTTGGAATTACTTCTCGGCTGAACGATGTTGTTCGCATGATTGATATTGAAAATTCAGGTTCTAAGGATGTTGTTCGCATGATTGGTATTTGGGGGATGGGCGGCATTGGCAAAACAACGCTTGCCAAAGCCATTTATAACAAATTTGAAGGTAGCTTTGAAGGTAGAAGTTTCCTTGCAAACGTCAGGGAAGTATTTGCACACCAACCCATTACTGGTCTGGTTGGTTTACAAGAACAACTTCTAAATGATATCTTGAAAAGCCAGGGCATAAAGGTTGGCTCTGTTGCTAAAGGGATCGATATGATAAGAGAAAGACTTTGCTGTAAAAGAGCACTTGTCATAATTGACGATGCAGATGATCTACAACAACTAAAAGCAATAGCTAGAGCTCGTGATTGGTTTGGTCCTGGAAGTAGAATTGTTATAACAACAAGAAATCAACATTTGCTAGAGCAAGTTGGAGTGGATGCCATATATATGGCTCAAGAAATGGATGAAAAAGAAGCTCTAGAGCTCTTTGGTTGGCATGCCTTTGAAAGTGGTTATCCTAATCAAGAATATCTTGACCTCTCAAAACGTGTAATTCGTTACTGTCAAGGCTTGCCTCTAGCACTTGAAGTTGTAGGGTCTTTTCTGATTAAAAGACGCACAGCGGAGTGGGAAAGCCATTTGGAGAAATTGGAAAGAAGTCCTGATGGAGATATTCAAAAAATACTCAGAATAAGCTTTGACGGGCTACCTGAtcaggaaaagaaagagatattCCTTGATATATCTTGTTTCTTTATAGGAATGGACAAGGACTATGTAGCACAAATATTAAAGGGATGTGGCTTTGCTCAACCGATAGGAATCAGTGTCCTCATTGAACGGTGCCTTGTAACTGTTAGTGAGGAAAACAAGCTGATGATGCATGATTTGCTTCGAGACATGGGAAGAGAGATTATTTATGAAAATGCCCAGGGTCACCGTGAAAAATTTAGTAGATTGTGGAAACATGAAGACATAACAGATGTATTGAGCGATGAATCT GgaactaaaaaaattgaaggagTTGCTCTAGATTTGGATCTAGATTTGACTAGATTCAGTGCACAAGCATTTACCAACATGAAAAAACTGAGGTTACTCCACCTCAGCGGAGTAGAGCTCACTGGAGAGTACAAAGATTTTCCCAAAAAGTTAATATGGTTGTGCTGGCATTATTTTCCTTTAGAGTCCATACCAGATGACTTTCCTATGCAACCAAAACTAGTTGCTTTAGACCTGCAGCATAGCAAACTCAAAATAGTTTGGAAGGATTGCAAG GTGCATGAGAATTTGAAAATCCTTAATCTCAGTTATTGCATTGAGCTAACAAAATCACCAGACTTTTCAAAACTCCCAAATCTCGAGGAATTGATATTGCAATCCTGTTGGAGTTTGTCTGAG GTTCACTCATCCATCGGGGATCTTGGAAGACTTTCTTTGGTAAATCTTGAAGGCTGCACCGATCTAGAGGATCTCCCactgaatttctataaatccAAGTCTATTGAAACTCTTCTACTGAATGGTTGTTCAAGATTTCAAAACTTGGCCGATGGCGTAGGGGACATGGTATCATTGACAATTTTGGAAGCAGATAAGACAGGCATCAGACAAATTCCATCTTCCATAgtaaaattgaagaagttgAGAATTTTATCTCTATCTG GCTGCTGGTTAACTGAGGATGCAATCCCTAAGGATCTATGTAGCCTAATTTCCTTAGAAGATCTGCTTCTTGGAGACAATGTCTTTTGTAGCCTACCAAGTCTCGCTGGTCTTTCAAAGCTCAAAGTCTTGTGTGTAAATGCATGCAAAAACCTTCGTGCAATCCCAGATTTACCGACCAATTTGTATGTTCTGAAAGCAAATGAGTGCCCAGAATTGGAAACAATTccagatttttcaaaaatgtgGAATATGAGAGAATTGTATCTAAGTGATTCGTTCAAACTCACTGAGGTTCCAGGCTTGGATAAGTCATTAAACTCCATGAAAAGGATTCATATGGAAGGCTGCACCAATCTGACTGCCGATTTTAGGGACAACATCCTACAG GGATGGACTTCTTGCGGATATGGTGGCATTTTTCTCAGTGGAAATGATATTCCTGATTGGTTCGACTGTGTCCATGACGATGATATTGTGTATTTCACTGTGCCTCAAAGTGATGGTCGTAATTTGAAAGGGTTAACTTTGTCCTTCggtttctcttcctcttcagaACGGTACGGTCTTGGTTTTCACATTAGCATTAAAAACATGACCAAGGGTATTGAGCTTGAAGCCAGGATCATACCCGTTTCCAATTATCAGGGTTATTATCTTTGGCAGGGACAGTTATCAAATGACGAGCTCAAATTGCAAGACGGTGATAAAGTCTTGATTGAAATAATAGTGGACAAATGGGTGAAGGTGAAGAAAACAGGTGTTAATTTGGTATGGGACAAATTTATGAACGAAAATATGATTGATTACCATCTTTGTGCGTATGAACGACGCTCATCTCAAAATCTGGTCAATGATGATGACATCATTCATGTCGAATATGATTATGACATAAGAAAATCACCGGACTTCTCAAAATTCCCAAATCTGAAGAAGTTGATATTGAAAGATTGTCCGCACTTGTCTAAGGTTCACTCATCTATCGGAGATCTTGGAAGACTTTCTTTGGTAAATCTTCAAGGCTGCTACATGCTAAAGGATCTCCCACTGAATCTCTATAAATCCAAGTCTATTGAAACTCTTATACTGAATGGTTGTTCAAGTTTTCATAACTTGGCTGATGGCTTAGGGGACATGGTATCATTGACAATTTTGGAAGCAGATGACACATGGATCAGACAAATTCCATCTTCCATAgtaaaattgaagaagttgAGAATTTTATCTCTATCTG AGTTATGTCTTGCAGGCTGCAGGTTGTCAACTGAGGATGATTTCCCTAAGGATCTATGTAGCCTAATTTCCTTAGAAGATCTGCTTCTTGGAGGCAATGATTTTCGTAGCCTGCCAAGCCTCGCTGGTCTTTCGAAGCTCAAGGTCTTGTGTTTAACTGCATGCAGAAAACTTCTTGCAATCCCTGATTTACCAACGAATTTGTATGTTCTGGAAGCAATTTACTGCCCAGAATTGGAAACAATTccagatttttcaaaaatgagGAATATGAGAGAATTGTATCTAAGTGATTCGTTCAAACTCACTGAGGTTCCAGGCTTGGATAAGTCATTAAACTCCATGACAAGGATTCATATGGAAGGCTGCACCAATCTCACTGCGGATTTTAGGAACAACATCCTAcag AGATGGACTTCTTGCGGATTTGGTGGAATTTATTTGAATGGAATTTATGATATTCCTGAGTGGTTCGAGTTGGACGATGATGTGGACAATATCGTCTTCTTTGAAGTTCCTCAAATAATCATGGGTTGTGATTTAAAAGGGTTGACTATATGCTTCGTTTACTCTTCAGACAGGCCAAAACTTGTAGATTCTGAAGGTCCTATTGGCATTATCGTTAGAAATCTTACCAAACAAACTGCATTGCACACCAAGATAGCATTTGCCTCCTTAAAAAATTACAGTGAACATGAAGACCATTTGCGTAGGTGGAGACCTGAGGACCATTATCTTTGTCCTGGACAATTGTCGAAGGAACCAGAAGACCATTATCTTTGGCAGGGACAATTGTCAAACGATGTGCTCTGTTTGCAAGGCGGGGACCGAGTCTCCATTCTTGTAAGGCCTCATGATGTTGATTTTGTGAGAGTGAAGAAGACAGGGGTTCATCTAGAATGGGACAAAGTCATGAAGGAAAATATGGATAATCCGGATCCTCATTTGTATGATTTGGAAACAAATGGGGATTTTTCAGGGGGAGTTGATGACTCCATTTCAAGAAACAGAGAGAACAAgggaagaaaatcaaagaggAGGAGGATAGGATCGTTTGATTATGTTTAA
- the LOC18792036 gene encoding uncharacterized protein LOC18792036 isoform X1 encodes MGDRTSIEAPSSRTWKYQVFLSFRGEDTRKGFTGHLHAALSDAGIRAFLDDNELERAEFIKTQLEQAIHGSMISIIVFSKRYADSSWCLDELVKIMECRERLGQKVIPLFYNVDASDVRKQTGRFEQAFKKHKADICEGKHEKEKVQRWRNALTQAADLCGEDLKNADNGHEAKFIKKILGEVNKQLYSKYQLDIEHLVGITSRLNDVVRMIDIENSGSKDVVRMIGIWGMGGIGKTTLAKAIYNKFEGSFEGRSFLANVREVFAHQPITGLVGLQEQLLNDILKSQGIKVGSVAKGIDMIRERLCCKRALVIIDDADDLQQLKAIARARDWFGPGSRIVITTRNQHLLEQVGVDAIYMAQEMDEKEALELFGWHAFESGYPNQEYLDLSKRVIRYCQGLPLALEVVGSFLIKRRTAEWESHLEKLERSPDGDIQKILRISFDGLPDQEKKEIFLDISCFFIGMDKDYVAQILKGCGFAQPIGISVLIERCLVTVSEENKLMMHDLLRDMGREIIYENAQGHREKFSRLWKHEDITDVLSDESGTKKIEGVALDLDLDLTRFSAQAFTNMKKLRLLHLSGVELTGEYKDFPKKLIWLCWHYFPLESIPDDFPMQPKLVALDLQHSKLKIVWKDCKVHENLKILNLSYCIELTKSPDFSKLPNLEELILQSCWSLSEVHSSIGDLGRLSLVNLEDCYMLKDLPLNFGKSKSIETLLLNGCSSFEKLAEGLGDMVSLTTLKADETAIRQIPSSILKLKKLKVLSLCDVKGSPSTNLLPPLLQSLSSLRELALANWSLTDDAFPKDLGSLISLENLDLAGNDFCSLTSLSRLSQLQDLSLDQCKNLRVITDLPTNLKVLRAGGCIALEKMPDFSEMSNIRELYLGDSGKLTEIPGLDKSLNSMTIIHIGNCTNLTPDFRKNILQGWTSCGYGGIFLSGNDIPDWFDYVHDDDIVYFTVPQSVGRILKGLTLSFVLSSVSFYGYRISIKNMTNGTELDARIIPDFRTQMTSSNDELKGYYLWQGLLSNDELKLQDGDKVLIEIIPEYKWVKVKKTGVSLVWDKFMNENMIDYHLCAYERRPYQNLVNNDDIIHVEDDNHIRKSPDFSKFPNLEKLILKGREYLYKVHSSIGDLGRLSLVNLEGCTDLEDLPLNFYKSKSIETLLLNGCSRFQNLADGVGDMVSLTILEADKTGIRQIPSSIVKLKKLRILSLSGCWLTEDAIPKDLCSLISLEDLLLGDNVFCSLPSLAGLSKLKVLCVNACKNLRAIPDLPTNLYVLKANECPELETIPDFSKMWNMRELYLSDSFKLTEVPGLDKSLNSMKRIHMEGCTNLTADFRDNILQGWTSCGYGGIFLSGNDIPDWFDCVHDDDIVYFTVPQSDGRNLKGLTLSFGFSSSSERYGLGFHISIKNMTKGIELEARIIPVSNYQGYYLWQGQLSNDELKLQDGDKVLIEIIVDKWVKVKKTGVNLVWDKFMNENMIDYHLCAYERRSSQNLVNDDDIIHVEYDYDIRKSPDFSKFPNLKKLILKDCPHLSKVHSSIGDLGRLSLVNLQGCYMLKDLPLNLYKSKSIETLILNGCSSFHNLADGLGDMVSLTILEADDTWIRQIPSSIVKLKKLRILSLSGCRLSTEDDFPKDLCSLISLEDLLLGGNDFRSLPSLAGLSKLKVLCLTACRKLLAIPDLPTNLYVLEAIYCPELETIPDFSKMRNMRELYLSDSFKLTEVPGLDKSLNSMTRIHMEGCTNLTADFRNNILQRWTSCGFGGIYLNGIYDIPEWFELDDDVDNIVFFEVPQIIMGCDLKGLTICFVYSSDRPKLVDSEGPIGIIVRNLTKQTALHTKIAFASLKNYSEHEDHLRRWRPEDHYLCPGQLSKEPEDHYLWQGQLSNDVLCLQGGDRVSILVRPHDVDFVRVKKTGVHLEWDKVMKENMDNPDPHLYDLETNGDFSGGVDDSISRNRENKGRKSKRRRIGSFDYV; translated from the exons ATGGGTGACAGGACATCCATTGAAGCCCCCTCCTCAAGAACTTGGAAGTACCAAGTGTTTTTGAGCTTTAGAGGTGAAGACACACGCAAGGGCTTCACAGGCCACCTCCACGCCGCGTTATCTGATGCCGGGATCCGCGCCTTTCTTGACGACAACGAGCTAGAAAGAGCGGAATTTATAAAAACCCAACTGGAGCAGGCAATCCACGGGTCCATGATCTCGATAATTGTCTTCTCAAAGCGGTATGCCGATTCCAGTTGGTGTCTTGATGAGCTGGTGAAGATCATGGAGTGTAGAGAAAGATTGGGGCAAAAGGTTATTCCATTGTTCTATAATGTTGATGCTTCAGATGTCCGGAAACAAACTGGTAGGTTTGAGCAGGCATTTAAGAAACATAAAGCGGACATCTGTGAAGgtaaacatgagaaagaaaaggtaCAGCGGTGGAGAAATGCTCTCACTCAAGCTGCAGATTTGTGTGGGGAAGATCTTAAAAATGCTGACAATGG GCATGAAGCAAAGTTTATCAAGAAAATTCTTGGGGAGGTTAATAAGCAGTTGTACAGCAAATACCAATTAGACATCGAACACCTTGTTGGAATTACTTCTCGGCTGAACGATGTTGTTCGCATGATTGATATTGAAAATTCAGGTTCTAAGGATGTTGTTCGCATGATTGGTATTTGGGGGATGGGCGGCATTGGCAAAACAACGCTTGCCAAAGCCATTTATAACAAATTTGAAGGTAGCTTTGAAGGTAGAAGTTTCCTTGCAAACGTCAGGGAAGTATTTGCACACCAACCCATTACTGGTCTGGTTGGTTTACAAGAACAACTTCTAAATGATATCTTGAAAAGCCAGGGCATAAAGGTTGGCTCTGTTGCTAAAGGGATCGATATGATAAGAGAAAGACTTTGCTGTAAAAGAGCACTTGTCATAATTGACGATGCAGATGATCTACAACAACTAAAAGCAATAGCTAGAGCTCGTGATTGGTTTGGTCCTGGAAGTAGAATTGTTATAACAACAAGAAATCAACATTTGCTAGAGCAAGTTGGAGTGGATGCCATATATATGGCTCAAGAAATGGATGAAAAAGAAGCTCTAGAGCTCTTTGGTTGGCATGCCTTTGAAAGTGGTTATCCTAATCAAGAATATCTTGACCTCTCAAAACGTGTAATTCGTTACTGTCAAGGCTTGCCTCTAGCACTTGAAGTTGTAGGGTCTTTTCTGATTAAAAGACGCACAGCGGAGTGGGAAAGCCATTTGGAGAAATTGGAAAGAAGTCCTGATGGAGATATTCAAAAAATACTCAGAATAAGCTTTGACGGGCTACCTGAtcaggaaaagaaagagatattCCTTGATATATCTTGTTTCTTTATAGGAATGGACAAGGACTATGTAGCACAAATATTAAAGGGATGTGGCTTTGCTCAACCGATAGGAATCAGTGTCCTCATTGAACGGTGCCTTGTAACTGTTAGTGAGGAAAACAAGCTGATGATGCATGATTTGCTTCGAGACATGGGAAGAGAGATTATTTATGAAAATGCCCAGGGTCACCGTGAAAAATTTAGTAGATTGTGGAAACATGAAGACATAACAGATGTATTGAGCGATGAATCT GgaactaaaaaaattgaaggagTTGCTCTAGATTTGGATCTAGATTTGACTAGATTCAGTGCACAAGCATTTACCAACATGAAAAAACTGAGGTTACTCCACCTCAGCGGAGTAGAGCTCACTGGAGAGTACAAAGATTTTCCCAAAAAGTTAATATGGTTGTGCTGGCATTATTTTCCTTTAGAGTCCATACCAGATGACTTTCCTATGCAACCAAAACTAGTTGCTTTAGACCTGCAGCATAGCAAACTCAAAATAGTTTGGAAGGATTGCAAG GTGCATGAGAATTTGAAAATCCTTAATCTCAGTTATTGCATTGAGCTAACAAAATCACCAGACTTTTCAAAACTCCCAAATCTCGAGGAATTGATATTGCAATCCTGTTGGAGTTTGTCTGAGGTTCACTCATCCATCGGGGATCTTGGAAGACTTTCTTTGGTAAATCTTGAAGACTGCTACATGCTAAAGGATCTCCCACTGAATTTCGGTAAATCCAAGTCTATTGAAACTCTTCTACTTAATGGTtgttcaagttttgaaaagttGGCTGAGGGCTTAGGGGACATGGTATCATTGACAACTCTGAAAGCGGATGAGACAGCCATAAGACAAATACCATCTTCCatattaaaattgaagaaactgAAAGTTTTATCTTTATGTGATGTGAAAGGGTCGCCATCAACAAATCTTTTGCCTCCTTTGTTGCAAAGTTTAAGCTCTTTAAGGGAATTAGCTCTTGCAAACTGGAGTTTAACTGATGATGCATTCCCCAAGGATCTCGGTAGCCTAATATCCTTAGAAAATTTAGATCTTGCAGGAAATGATTTTTGCAGCCTAACAAGCCTCAGTCGTCTTTCACAGCTTCAAGATTTGTCTTTAGATCAGTGCAAAAATCTTCGTGTAATCACAGATTTACCAACGAATTTGAAAGTGTTACGAGCAGGTGGCTGCATTGCATTGGAAAAAATGCCAGATTTTTCAGAAATGTCAAATATAAGAGAATTGTATCTAGGTGATTCGGGCAAACTCACTGAGATTCCAGGCCTAGATAAGTCATTAAACTCCATGACAATAATTCATATTGGAAACTGCACTAATTTGACTCCCGATTTTAGGAAGAACATCCTACAG GGATGGACTTCTTGCGGATATGGTGGCATTTTTCTCAGTGGAAATGATATTCCTGATTGGTTCGACTATGTCCATGACGATGATATTGTGTATTTCACTGTGCCTCAAAGTGTTGGTCGTATTTTGAAAGGATTAACTTTGTCCTTCGTTCTCTCTTCAGTCTCATTCTACGGTTATCGTATTAGCATTAAAAACATGACCAACGGTACTGAGCTTGACGCCAGAATCATACCCGATTTTCGAACTCAAATGACGAGTTCAAATGACGAGCTCAAAGGTTATTATCTTTGGCAGGGACTGTTATCAAATGACGAGCTCAAATTGCAAGACGGTGATAAAGTCTTGATTGAAATAATACCTGAATATAAATGGGTGAAGGTGAAGAAAACAGGTGTTAGTCTGGTATGGGACAAATTTATGAACGAAAATATGATTGATTACCACCTTTGTGCGTATGAACGACGCCCATATCAAAATCTGGTCAACAATGATGACATCATTCATGTCGAAGATGATAATCACATAAGAAAATCACCAGACttttcaaaattcccaaaTCTCGAGAAGTTGATATTGAAAGGTCGTGAGTACTTGTATAAGGTTCACTCATCCATCGGGGATCTTGGAAGACTTTCTTTGGTAAATCTTGAAGGCTGCACCGATCTAGAGGATCTCCCactgaatttctataaatccAAGTCTATTGAAACTCTTCTACTGAATGGTTGTTCAAGATTTCAAAACTTGGCCGATGGCGTAGGGGACATGGTATCATTGACAATTTTGGAAGCAGATAAGACAGGCATCAGACAAATTCCATCTTCCATAgtaaaattgaagaagttgAGAATTTTATCTCTATCTG GCTGCTGGTTAACTGAGGATGCAATCCCTAAGGATCTATGTAGCCTAATTTCCTTAGAAGATCTGCTTCTTGGAGACAATGTCTTTTGTAGCCTACCAAGTCTCGCTGGTCTTTCAAAGCTCAAAGTCTTGTGTGTAAATGCATGCAAAAACCTTCGTGCAATCCCAGATTTACCGACCAATTTGTATGTTCTGAAAGCAAATGAGTGCCCAGAATTGGAAACAATTccagatttttcaaaaatgtgGAATATGAGAGAATTGTATCTAAGTGATTCGTTCAAACTCACTGAGGTTCCAGGCTTGGATAAGTCATTAAACTCCATGAAAAGGATTCATATGGAAGGCTGCACCAATCTGACTGCCGATTTTAGGGACAACATCCTACAG GGATGGACTTCTTGCGGATATGGTGGCATTTTTCTCAGTGGAAATGATATTCCTGATTGGTTCGACTGTGTCCATGACGATGATATTGTGTATTTCACTGTGCCTCAAAGTGATGGTCGTAATTTGAAAGGGTTAACTTTGTCCTTCggtttctcttcctcttcagaACGGTACGGTCTTGGTTTTCACATTAGCATTAAAAACATGACCAAGGGTATTGAGCTTGAAGCCAGGATCATACCCGTTTCCAATTATCAGGGTTATTATCTTTGGCAGGGACAGTTATCAAATGACGAGCTCAAATTGCAAGACGGTGATAAAGTCTTGATTGAAATAATAGTGGACAAATGGGTGAAGGTGAAGAAAACAGGTGTTAATTTGGTATGGGACAAATTTATGAACGAAAATATGATTGATTACCATCTTTGTGCGTATGAACGACGCTCATCTCAAAATCTGGTCAATGATGATGACATCATTCATGTCGAATATGATTATGACATAAGAAAATCACCGGACTTCTCAAAATTCCCAAATCTGAAGAAGTTGATATTGAAAGATTGTCCGCACTTGTCTAAGGTTCACTCATCTATCGGAGATCTTGGAAGACTTTCTTTGGTAAATCTTCAAGGCTGCTACATGCTAAAGGATCTCCCACTGAATCTCTATAAATCCAAGTCTATTGAAACTCTTATACTGAATGGTTGTTCAAGTTTTCATAACTTGGCTGATGGCTTAGGGGACATGGTATCATTGACAATTTTGGAAGCAGATGACACATGGATCAGACAAATTCCATCTTCCATAgtaaaattgaagaagttgAGAATTTTATCTCTATCTG GCTGCAGGTTGTCAACTGAGGATGATTTCCCTAAGGATCTATGTAGCCTAATTTCCTTAGAAGATCTGCTTCTTGGAGGCAATGATTTTCGTAGCCTGCCAAGCCTCGCTGGTCTTTCGAAGCTCAAGGTCTTGTGTTTAACTGCATGCAGAAAACTTCTTGCAATCCCTGATTTACCAACGAATTTGTATGTTCTGGAAGCAATTTACTGCCCAGAATTGGAAACAATTccagatttttcaaaaatgagGAATATGAGAGAATTGTATCTAAGTGATTCGTTCAAACTCACTGAGGTTCCAGGCTTGGATAAGTCATTAAACTCCATGACAAGGATTCATATGGAAGGCTGCACCAATCTCACTGCGGATTTTAGGAACAACATCCTAcag AGATGGACTTCTTGCGGATTTGGTGGAATTTATTTGAATGGAATTTATGATATTCCTGAGTGGTTCGAGTTGGACGATGATGTGGACAATATCGTCTTCTTTGAAGTTCCTCAAATAATCATGGGTTGTGATTTAAAAGGGTTGACTATATGCTTCGTTTACTCTTCAGACAGGCCAAAACTTGTAGATTCTGAAGGTCCTATTGGCATTATCGTTAGAAATCTTACCAAACAAACTGCATTGCACACCAAGATAGCATTTGCCTCCTTAAAAAATTACAGTGAACATGAAGACCATTTGCGTAGGTGGAGACCTGAGGACCATTATCTTTGTCCTGGACAATTGTCGAAGGAACCAGAAGACCATTATCTTTGGCAGGGACAATTGTCAAACGATGTGCTCTGTTTGCAAGGCGGGGACCGAGTCTCCATTCTTGTAAGGCCTCATGATGTTGATTTTGTGAGAGTGAAGAAGACAGGGGTTCATCTAGAATGGGACAAAGTCATGAAGGAAAATATGGATAATCCGGATCCTCATTTGTATGATTTGGAAACAAATGGGGATTTTTCAGGGGGAGTTGATGACTCCATTTCAAGAAACAGAGAGAACAAgggaagaaaatcaaagaggAGGAGGATAGGATCGTTTGATTATGTTTAA